The genomic window aagagaaatagtacttttttttacattaaGAAAATAGTACTTATTATGGTTGGTTCCATTTGGTAAAAATAGCACATAACTTTTTCtctttgaagaagaaaaatagtaGAGATAACTAACTAATAAGCTAATTTATAGTGAATAGttaataagctagctttttatttttttgaagaagctaagttAGTCCACCCAacttggcaccagagagaatcgaacctgagaccttaaggaggagcacactcccggGTCTCAAACCAATACCACCagaataagctagcttataattGATAACATATAAGCTATCTAATTTAATTTACAGTGTTCCATAAAATTAGTGGTTGAAAGGTTAAATAtgaaattacataaaaatatatatgtttaattaatatttaattttattcaattaaGATAAAATGGGTAAACTTGAGAGCAAAACCGATGTGACATAAGTTTTAAGCTATACAGACTAGTGAGAAAATGACATTTACCAAATAGATATTTTTTAGTCATGTGAGTTTATAAGGTACTTTGTATAAGCTATAGTTAATTGTGTTTGCCAAACAAACCTTAAGtccttgataaaaaaataaaacttaactTAGTCCCTGAAATTTTCATACTAGCTATAAATTAGTCCTTCTGTTATAACGAATCGGGACTAGTTTGTCGTCAAGGActaatttagattttatttttgtcaagaaCTGAATTGACCTGTCAAAAATTTGTGAAGGGTCTTCCCTCTTAATTAAATGTACAactaggaagaaaaaaaaaagtaattttttacaAATGTGTCACTCATTTCAAGACAAATTAGTAATAATTTACTCATTCCCCAATattaaattagtaaaaatatgCATACCTGATATTTGGGAATAACCAGCAACTTCATAGAGTAAATAACAACCTAATAATTGAACTCTTGCAGCAATAGTTTTACCACAAAGTTTGTTAGACAAAATTGGAAGTTTGTTTACACAGCTATAACAAGCAGAATTACTAAGATCTCCTCTACATTGAAACAAACCAGTTATACTATTTTGGCCACTACCAGAAgtagttttataaaattttgttttggtaGATTGTGAAACTAGTGAACCAAATAGTGTAGAAAGTGTTTGAGAGTATAATCCATTTGGATCTATAAAAGTCTCTTTTGAACAACCTTTATAGACCAATGTAGTGTAATCAGAAGCAGTTTCTACAAAATGGGGTGTGTTAAGAATTGTGAATAAAGCTAGTgtgaaaaaaagaaacatgggtTTAAGAGTGAAAcccattttggttttttttgtaGTGTTGAGGGATCAAATCATTGAAATTTTGGGTaaagtttgtttctttttttgtgttaatGTTGATTGAGGAGTTCagagaatttttgttttatggTTTTGTGGGGATGAGAAGTTGGGATTAAATTTTCTTTGGATGGATAGCCTTTAAGGCTCTGTAGATGTGCAGATGAGTGAGTTGCATCtactgtttttgtttttctgtaCAAAAAGTACAGGTAGTATCTATTTTTAGATTTCACTTTTTGACCGCCGCTTATGTGATGATAATTgatttttgagaaaatataatatacatttacaatgtaaaaattattttatacaatAATAACCAGTATGTATTATATCAtctggtccttattataagaagaaatttactttttagattcatagaatgttagATTATCTGGTCCATATTATGACTAGATACATtcaacattctatgaatctaaaaagtaaactttttcCTATAATAAGGACAGAAGGGAGTATTCAGTAACGAGGGGTAGTCAATCAATGAGATTATTCACATTGGACTAAGAAGTAACTAtccaggaagactttcgatacaagaaGCTGGTTGAACACTACATTGAACTATTAGCTCTGATACCACATTTGGGTCACAAGAAGGATCAATCATATTAGACTCAGA from Trifolium pratense cultivar HEN17-A07 linkage group LG1, ARS_RC_1.1, whole genome shotgun sequence includes these protein-coding regions:
- the LOC123902963 gene encoding plasmodesmata-located protein 2-like isoform X2 encodes the protein MGFTLKPMFLFFTLALFTILNTPHFVETASDYTTLVYKGCSKETFIDPNGLYSQTLSTLFGSLVSQSTKTKFYKTTSGSGQNSITGLFQCRGDLSNSACYSCVNKLPILSNKLCGKTIAARVQLLGCYLLYEVAGYSQISGMQMLYKTCGVTNVAGSGFGERRDSALSVMENGVISGHGFYTTSYQAFYVLGQCEGDVGDSDCGQCVKNAVQKAQVECGNSISGKNPGKTAAIILGGIAGVAFLVIFLLFARSLRKKHNDY